The following proteins are co-located in the Streptomyces asiaticus genome:
- a CDS encoding TetR/AcrR family transcriptional regulator — MTPARAPRADAVRNRKKILAAAGEQITAHGPEVGMDEIAAAAGVAVGTLYRHFPTKTDLVAAVVAAYVARVADGAESALGRVEAGARAVDELTAFLGRVVEASVTDRAVKAAAQTLGAEQGDRADEDRAGAAVAALIRAGQADGDIHPDVTVSDIYLLFSTAPTDQPPTARARWLDLVAPGLTTGARQAGN, encoded by the coding sequence GTGACCCCAGCCAGGGCGCCGCGCGCCGACGCGGTCCGCAACCGGAAGAAGATCCTGGCCGCCGCCGGCGAGCAGATCACCGCGCACGGCCCCGAAGTAGGCATGGACGAGATCGCCGCCGCGGCGGGCGTGGCCGTGGGCACCCTGTACCGGCACTTCCCCACCAAGACAGACCTGGTCGCGGCCGTCGTCGCCGCATACGTTGCCCGCGTCGCCGACGGCGCCGAGAGCGCACTCGGCCGAGTCGAGGCCGGCGCCCGTGCTGTCGACGAGCTGACCGCGTTCCTCGGCCGCGTCGTCGAGGCGTCCGTGACCGACCGCGCCGTCAAGGCCGCCGCCCAGACCCTGGGCGCGGAGCAGGGTGACCGCGCAGATGAGGACCGCGCCGGTGCCGCTGTCGCCGCCCTCATCCGCGCCGGCCAGGCCGACGGCGACATCCACCCCGACGTCACCGTCAGCGACATCTACCTGCTGTTCTCCACCGCGCCCACCGACCAGCCACCCACGGCCCGCGCCCGCTGGCTCGACCTTGTCGCACCGGGGCTGACCACCGGGGCCCGGCAAGCAGGGAACTGA